One Streptomyces hundungensis DNA segment encodes these proteins:
- the trpS gene encoding tryptophan--tRNA ligase — translation MQQRPRVLSGIQPTAGSFHLGNYLGAVRQWVALQESHDAFYMVVDLHAITVPQDPAELRANTRLAAAQLLAAGLDPEHCTLFVQSHVPEHAQLAWIMNCLAGFGEASRMTQFKDKSAKQGAGNATVGLFTYPILQVADILLYQAHQVPVGEDQRQHIELTRDLAERFNGRFGETFTVPAPYILKETAKIYDLQDPSIKMSKSASTPKGLINLLDEPKTTAKKVKSAVTDTDTVIKYDTENKPGVSNLLTIYSTLTGRTIAALEAEYEGKMYGALKTDLAEVMVEFVTPFRARTQQYLDDPETLDSLLAKGAEKARAVAAETLATAYDKVGLLPAKH, via the coding sequence ATGCAGCAGCGTCCGCGTGTGCTCTCCGGAATCCAGCCCACCGCAGGCTCGTTCCACCTCGGCAACTACCTCGGCGCGGTCCGCCAGTGGGTGGCCCTCCAGGAGTCCCACGACGCCTTCTACATGGTGGTGGACCTCCACGCGATCACCGTCCCGCAGGACCCGGCGGAGCTGCGTGCCAACACCCGGCTCGCCGCCGCCCAGCTGCTCGCGGCCGGTCTCGACCCGGAGCACTGCACGCTGTTCGTCCAGAGCCACGTCCCCGAGCACGCCCAGCTCGCCTGGATCATGAACTGCCTGGCCGGTTTCGGCGAGGCCAGCCGGATGACCCAGTTCAAGGACAAGTCGGCCAAGCAGGGGGCGGGCAACGCGACCGTCGGCCTGTTCACGTATCCGATCCTCCAGGTCGCCGACATCCTGCTCTACCAGGCCCACCAGGTCCCGGTCGGTGAGGACCAGCGTCAGCACATCGAGCTCACCCGGGACCTCGCCGAGCGCTTCAACGGCCGGTTCGGCGAGACGTTCACCGTCCCGGCGCCGTACATCCTCAAGGAGACGGCCAAGATCTACGACCTTCAGGACCCGTCGATCAAGATGAGCAAGTCGGCGTCGACGCCGAAGGGCCTCATCAACCTCCTCGACGAGCCGAAGACGACGGCCAAGAAGGTCAAGAGCGCGGTCACCGACACCGACACGGTGATCAAGTACGACACCGAGAACAAGCCGGGCGTCTCCAACCTGCTGACCATCTACTCGACCCTGACCGGCAGGACGATCGCCGCGCTGGAGGCCGAGTACGAGGGCAAGATGTACGGCGCGCTCAAGACCGACCTCGCCGAGGTGATGGTGGAGTTCGTCACCCCGTTCCGGGCCCGTACGCAGCAGTACCTGGACGATCCCGAGACGCTGGACTCGCTGCTCGCCAAGGGCGCCGAGAAGGCCCGCGCGGTCGCCGCCGAGACGCTGGCCACGGCTTACGACAAGGTCGGGCTGCTGCCCGCCAAGCACTGA
- a CDS encoding FAD-binding protein — MSAETTPDAALAPLGPPTSVSGWGRTAPSAARLLRPRSYEEAAAAVLACGARGTIARGLGRAYGDAAQNAGGAVLDMTGLDRIRSVDADAGVVVCDAGVSLHRLMEVLLPLGWFVPVTPGTRQVTVGGAIGADIHGKNHHVSGSFARHVRELDLLTADGTVRTLTPDSELFDATTGGMGLTGVILSATLQLLPVRTSLMTVDTERALDLDDLMTRLESGDHRYRYSVAWVDLLARGAKTGRSVLTRGEHAPLDMLPPRARRAPLDFRPRSLPAAPAFLPEGLLGRGSVSAFNALWYRRAPHHRTGELQRISTFFHPLDGVPHWNRVYGRGGFVQYQFVVGYGQEDTLRAIVHRLSRHRCPSFLAVLKRFGDADAGWLSFPLPGWTLALDIPARLPGLAALLDELDERVAGAGGRVYLAKDARMRPELVEHMYPWLPRFRALRRELDPRGVFRSDMSRRLGL; from the coding sequence ATGTCTGCCGAGACGACACCCGACGCCGCGCTAGCGCCCCTGGGCCCGCCGACGTCCGTGAGCGGCTGGGGCCGCACCGCCCCCAGCGCCGCCCGCCTGCTGCGCCCGCGAAGCTACGAGGAGGCGGCGGCCGCCGTCCTGGCGTGCGGGGCGCGCGGCACGATCGCCCGGGGTCTTGGCCGGGCCTACGGGGACGCCGCGCAGAACGCGGGCGGCGCGGTCCTCGACATGACCGGCCTCGACCGCATCCGCAGCGTCGACGCCGACGCGGGCGTCGTCGTCTGCGACGCGGGCGTCAGCCTGCACCGCCTGATGGAAGTCCTGCTGCCGCTCGGCTGGTTCGTACCGGTCACGCCCGGCACCCGCCAGGTCACCGTCGGCGGGGCGATCGGCGCCGACATCCACGGCAAGAACCACCACGTGTCCGGCTCCTTCGCCCGCCATGTGCGCGAGCTCGACCTGCTGACCGCCGACGGCACGGTCCGCACCCTCACCCCGGACAGCGAACTCTTCGACGCCACGACCGGCGGCATGGGCCTGACCGGCGTGATCCTGAGCGCCACCCTCCAACTCCTGCCCGTACGCACCTCGTTGATGACGGTCGACACCGAACGGGCCCTGGATCTGGACGACTTGATGACCCGGCTCGAATCCGGCGACCACCGCTACCGGTACTCGGTGGCGTGGGTCGACCTCCTCGCGCGGGGCGCGAAGACCGGCCGGTCGGTGCTGACCCGCGGAGAGCACGCGCCGCTGGACATGCTGCCGCCGCGCGCCCGCCGCGCCCCGCTCGACTTCCGGCCCCGCAGCCTGCCGGCCGCCCCCGCGTTCCTGCCCGAGGGGCTGCTGGGGCGCGGCTCCGTCTCGGCGTTCAACGCGCTCTGGTACCGCAGGGCGCCGCACCACCGCACGGGCGAGCTCCAGCGCATCTCGACGTTCTTCCACCCCCTCGACGGGGTGCCGCACTGGAACCGCGTCTACGGCAGGGGCGGCTTCGTGCAGTACCAGTTCGTCGTCGGGTACGGGCAGGAGGACACCCTGCGCGCCATCGTGCACCGCCTCTCCCGGCACCGCTGCCCCTCCTTCCTCGCCGTCCTGAAGCGTTTCGGCGACGCGGACGCGGGCTGGCTCTCCTTCCCGCTCCCCGGCTGGACCCTCGCCCTGGACATCCCCGCCCGGCTGCCCGGCCTCGCCGCGCTCCTCGACGAACTCGACGAGCGGGTGGCGGGCGCGGGCGGCCGCGTCTACCTCGCCAAGGACGCGCGGATGCGGCCGGAACTGGTGGAGCACATGTACCCGTGGCTGCCTCGATTCCGGGCGCTGCGCCGGGAGTTGGACCCGCGGGGCGTCTTCCGGTCGGACATGAGCAGACGCCTGGGCCTGTGA
- a CDS encoding phosphatase PAP2 family protein, protein MQKPSCTDADQRLLAALRDCANEPRVAAAARALSFAGEHGALWLAAGLAGAVADRDRRGAWLRATALVAAAHLASMGVKRVVRRPRPHLPAAEPLVRTAGRHSFPSSHASSAAAAAVAYGALRPAGAHLVGPLAAAVCVSRVVAGVHYPSDIAAGALLGGVTARAGAAWMRKPLEAGRR, encoded by the coding sequence ATGCAGAAGCCGTCATGCACCGACGCCGACCAGCGGCTCCTGGCCGCACTGCGCGACTGCGCGAACGAGCCACGGGTGGCCGCCGCCGCCCGGGCGCTGTCCTTCGCCGGTGAGCACGGCGCGCTGTGGCTCGCGGCCGGTCTTGCCGGGGCCGTCGCCGACCGGGACCGGCGCGGGGCCTGGCTGCGCGCCACCGCCCTGGTCGCCGCCGCCCACCTGGCCAGCATGGGCGTCAAGCGGGTGGTGCGCCGACCCCGGCCGCACCTCCCGGCGGCCGAGCCGCTGGTGCGGACCGCCGGGCGGCACTCCTTCCCCAGCTCGCACGCCAGCTCCGCGGCGGCCGCCGCCGTGGCGTACGGCGCGCTGCGGCCGGCCGGGGCGCACCTGGTGGGGCCGCTGGCCGCCGCGGTGTGCGTGTCCCGCGTGGTGGCGGGGGTGCACTATCCGAGCGACATCGCGGCGGGCGCGCTGCTCGGCGGTGTCACCGCGCGGGCGGGGGCGGCCTGGATGCGCAAACCGCTGGAAGCGGGGCGCCGATGA
- a CDS encoding YihY/virulence factor BrkB family protein, translated as MDWLKKLPVVGPWITRLMRTHAWRSYERLDRVYWSRLAAAITFVSFLALFPLLTVGAAVAAALLSTDQVHKLQNTLAEQVPGISDQLDLQALIDNAGTVGVVAGALLLFTGIGWVGQMRGCLRVVWDMEEADEGENPILRKLKDGGVLLGLGGAGLASWAASSIGSTAVGWTAERLGIDEGGAGGVLLRVAAIAVAVLADFLLLLYVLTLLPGVSPQRRRLMVAALLGAVGFELLKMLLGGYMKGVAAKSMYGAFGVPIALLLWINFTAKLLLFCAAWTATPSKEDDPDLIASEEASAD; from the coding sequence ATGGACTGGCTGAAGAAACTTCCCGTCGTCGGGCCCTGGATCACCCGGCTCATGCGGACCCACGCCTGGCGTTCGTACGAGCGGCTCGACCGCGTCTACTGGTCCAGGCTGGCCGCGGCCATCACCTTCGTCAGCTTCCTCGCGCTCTTCCCGCTGCTCACCGTCGGCGCCGCCGTCGCGGCCGCGCTGCTCTCCACCGACCAGGTGCACAAGCTCCAGAACACCCTGGCCGAGCAGGTCCCCGGCATCTCCGACCAGCTCGACCTCCAGGCGCTGATCGACAACGCGGGTACCGTCGGCGTCGTCGCCGGAGCGCTGCTGCTGTTCACCGGCATCGGCTGGGTCGGCCAGATGCGGGGCTGTCTGCGGGTGGTGTGGGACATGGAGGAGGCCGACGAGGGCGAGAACCCGATCCTGCGCAAGCTCAAGGACGGCGGGGTGCTCCTCGGCCTCGGCGGCGCCGGGCTCGCCTCGTGGGCCGCGTCCTCCATCGGCTCCACCGCGGTCGGCTGGACCGCCGAGCGGCTCGGCATCGACGAGGGCGGCGCGGGCGGGGTGCTCCTTCGCGTCGCCGCGATCGCCGTCGCCGTCCTCGCCGACTTCCTGCTCCTGCTGTACGTCCTGACGCTGCTGCCCGGCGTGAGCCCGCAGCGCCGCCGCCTGATGGTGGCCGCCCTGCTCGGCGCGGTCGGCTTCGAACTCCTGAAGATGCTGCTCGGCGGCTATATGAAGGGCGTAGCCGCCAAGAGCATGTACGGCGCGTTCGGGGTGCCCATCGCGCTGCTGTTGTGGATCAACTTCACCGCGAAGCTGCTCCTGTTCTGCGCCGCTTGGACGGCCACCCCGTCCAAGGAGGACGACCCCGACCTCATCGCCTCCGAAGAGGCCAGCGCCGATTGA
- a CDS encoding D-alanyl-D-alanine carboxypeptidase, with product MTQLHAPKASRNQERGRLSFMRPVSDAAGRHLRPGGSSRRVIHTMIGSMVAACTFSNVSALNVKKSAAPRRAPRPRRPARLALSVALAAAAVLPALAPAAAVALPRDDKPAASATPGAPGKRNDAPPPGMSTVGGAPLGEAGTQVRLGAGAPVLPQQVTGRSWIVADAESGQVLAAHNAHWRLPPASTLKMLFADTVLPKFPRDQQHTVLAQDLAGLGAGSSMVGVKENLAYSVHDLWLGVFLRSGNDAVHVLSSMNGGVAKTVQDMQARADELQALDTRVVSPDGYDMPGQVSSAYDLTLFARSGLQNKDFREYCATATAKFPGAEGKDKKREMSEIQNTNRLLTGDVGLNPYKGIAGVKNGNTTNAGATFTGVAERGGKVLLVTVMNPESTESQAVYKEAARLLDWGFAASGKVTPVGELVPPKSATTGKGTATGGAQEVVKKRLDSAAAAQGESGGVGIALGVAGGALIVVAGAVFLINRRWPLRRR from the coding sequence ATGACCCAGCTCCACGCGCCGAAGGCGAGCAGGAACCAGGAGAGGGGGCGGCTGAGTTTCATGCGTCCAGTATCGGACGCGGCCGGCCGACACCTCCGCCCGGGTGGGAGCTCCCGGCGGGTCATCCATACGATGATCGGTTCGATGGTCGCAGCCTGTACGTTCTCGAACGTGTCTGCCCTGAACGTGAAGAAGAGCGCCGCCCCCCGGCGCGCCCCGCGTCCGCGCCGCCCCGCCCGGCTCGCCCTGTCCGTCGCCTTGGCCGCCGCGGCCGTGCTGCCCGCACTCGCCCCGGCCGCCGCCGTGGCGCTGCCCCGGGACGACAAGCCGGCCGCCTCCGCCACGCCCGGCGCGCCGGGCAAGCGCAATGACGCGCCTCCCCCCGGCATGTCGACGGTCGGCGGCGCCCCGCTGGGCGAGGCCGGCACCCAGGTGCGGCTCGGCGCCGGCGCGCCCGTGCTGCCCCAGCAGGTGACGGGCCGGTCGTGGATCGTCGCGGACGCCGAGAGCGGCCAGGTGCTGGCCGCGCACAACGCGCACTGGCGGCTGCCGCCCGCCTCCACCCTCAAGATGCTCTTCGCCGACACCGTGCTGCCCAAGTTCCCCCGGGACCAGCAGCACACGGTCCTCGCCCAGGACCTGGCCGGGCTCGGCGCGGGCAGCAGCATGGTCGGGGTCAAGGAGAACCTGGCGTACTCGGTGCACGACCTGTGGCTCGGGGTCTTCCTGCGCTCGGGCAACGACGCCGTGCACGTGCTGTCCTCGATGAACGGCGGCGTGGCGAAGACGGTCCAGGACATGCAGGCCCGGGCCGATGAGCTCCAGGCCCTCGACACCCGGGTGGTCTCGCCGGACGGCTACGACATGCCGGGCCAGGTCTCCAGCGCCTACGACCTGACGCTGTTCGCCCGCTCGGGGCTCCAGAACAAGGACTTCCGCGAGTACTGCGCGACGGCGACCGCGAAGTTCCCCGGCGCCGAGGGCAAGGACAAGAAGCGGGAGATGTCCGAGATCCAGAACACCAACCGGCTGCTCACCGGCGATGTCGGGCTCAATCCGTACAAGGGCATCGCGGGCGTCAAGAACGGCAACACCACCAACGCGGGCGCCACCTTCACGGGCGTCGCCGAGCGGGGCGGCAAGGTGCTCCTTGTCACGGTGATGAACCCGGAGTCGACGGAGAGCCAGGCCGTCTACAAGGAGGCGGCCCGGCTGCTGGACTGGGGGTTCGCCGCCAGCGGCAAGGTCACCCCGGTCGGCGAGCTGGTACCGCCGAAGTCCGCGACGACCGGCAAAGGAACCGCCACGGGCGGCGCGCAGGAGGTGGTGAAGAAGCGTCTCGACAGCGCGGCCGCCGCCCAGGGCGAGAGCGGCGGCGTCGGGATCGCACTGGGCGTCGCGGGTGGGGCGTTGATCGTCGTGGCGGGCGCGGTCTTCCTGATCAATCGGCGCTGGCCTCTTCGGAGGCGATGA
- a CDS encoding decaprenyl-phosphate phosphoribosyltransferase codes for MTEPGTVLLDEARTPALHRLLALPGGLLRTARPRQWIKNVLVLAAPAAAGRLLSPHDIGQLALVFCLFTASAAAVYLINDAQDAEADRAHPDKRHRPVAAGRVPVGAAYATGAALAVLTPPLAALTCNAMTATLLTAYVLMQLAYCVKLKHVLVVDLVVVTTGFLMRAMIGGVALGIPLSRWFLITAGFGALFMVAAKRYSEALRMEGSGAATRSLLDAYTTGYLRFVWQLAAGVAVLAYCLWALEAGGVARGSLLPWRQLSMVPFIGAILRYAVFADRGSAGAPEDVVLHDRALAVIGAVWVALYALAVADL; via the coding sequence ATGACCGAGCCCGGCACGGTACTCCTCGACGAAGCCAGAACCCCGGCGCTCCACCGTCTGCTCGCCCTGCCCGGCGGCCTGCTGCGCACCGCACGCCCCCGCCAGTGGATCAAGAACGTGCTCGTGCTGGCCGCGCCCGCCGCCGCCGGCCGGCTGCTGAGCCCGCACGACATCGGCCAACTCGCCCTGGTCTTCTGCCTGTTCACGGCCTCGGCCGCGGCCGTGTACCTCATCAACGACGCCCAGGACGCCGAGGCCGACCGCGCCCACCCCGACAAGCGGCACCGGCCGGTCGCCGCCGGGCGGGTCCCGGTGGGCGCCGCGTACGCGACCGGCGCCGCCCTCGCCGTCCTCACCCCGCCCCTTGCCGCGCTGACCTGCAACGCGATGACGGCCACGCTGCTGACCGCGTACGTCCTGATGCAACTGGCCTACTGCGTCAAGCTCAAGCACGTCCTCGTCGTCGACCTGGTGGTGGTCACCACCGGATTCCTCATGCGGGCGATGATCGGCGGGGTCGCGCTCGGGATCCCGCTGTCGCGCTGGTTCCTGATCACCGCCGGGTTCGGCGCGCTGTTCATGGTCGCCGCCAAGCGCTACTCGGAGGCCCTGCGCATGGAGGGGAGCGGGGCCGCCACCCGCTCGCTCCTGGACGCGTACACCACCGGCTATCTGCGCTTCGTGTGGCAACTCGCCGCCGGTGTCGCGGTCCTCGCCTACTGCCTGTGGGCGCTGGAGGCCGGCGGGGTGGCGCGGGGATCGCTGCTGCCCTGGCGGCAGCTGTCGATGGTCCCGTTCATCGGGGCGATCCTGCGGTACGCCGTCTTCGCCGACCGGGGGAGCGCGGGGGCGCCCGAGGACGTCGTCCTGCACGACCGCGCGCTCGCTGTCATCGGAGCCGTCTGGGTCGCGCTGTACGCGCTCGCGGTGGCCGACCTGTGA
- a CDS encoding 2'-5' RNA ligase family protein, translated as MGTVTLGVSIAVPEPYGSLLQERRAGFGDPAAHGIPTHITLLPPHEVQRECLPEIEAHLASVAAAGRAFELRLEGTGTFRPLSPVVFVKVRRGAGDCAWLQQRVRDEAGPLVRELQFPYHPHVTVAHGISEEAMDLAHESLAQFSASWTCGGFALYEQGADGVWRKLREYPFGVGALGVPAQGASLDHPSLR; from the coding sequence GTGGGGACCGTAACGCTCGGCGTTTCGATCGCGGTCCCGGAGCCCTACGGCAGCCTGCTCCAGGAGCGGCGCGCGGGCTTCGGTGACCCCGCCGCGCACGGCATCCCCACGCACATCACCCTGCTGCCGCCGCACGAGGTCCAGCGCGAGTGCCTGCCCGAGATCGAGGCGCACCTGGCCTCGGTCGCGGCGGCGGGCCGCGCGTTCGAGCTGCGCCTGGAGGGCACGGGCACCTTCCGTCCGCTGTCCCCGGTCGTCTTCGTCAAGGTGCGCCGGGGCGCGGGCGACTGCGCCTGGCTCCAGCAGCGGGTGCGGGACGAGGCGGGCCCGCTGGTGCGCGAGCTCCAGTTCCCCTACCACCCGCACGTCACCGTGGCGCACGGCATCTCCGAGGAGGCGATGGACCTGGCCCACGAGTCACTCGCCCAGTTCTCGGCGTCCTGGACGTGCGGCGGGTTCGCCCTCTACGAGCAGGGCGCCGACGGGGTGTGGCGCAAGCTGCGCGAGTACCCCTTCGGCGTGGGCGCGCTCGGCGTGCCCGCCCAGGGCGCGTCCCTGGACCACCCCTCCCTGCGCTAG
- a CDS encoding decaprenylphospho-beta-D-erythro-pentofuranosid-2-ulose 2-reductase has protein sequence MKDAFGMPQSLLVLGGTSEIGLATARRLVARRTRTVWLAGRPSAALDAAAAELRALGPDVHTVAFDALDPAAHEVALGKVFAEGDIDLVLLAFGVLGDQVHDEKEPLAAVRVAGTNYTGAVSAGLICAKALQTQGHGSLVVLSSVAGERARRGNFIYGSSKAGLDAFAQGLGDALHGTGVHVMVVRPGFVRTRMTAGLPEAPLATTPEAVALAIEAGLRRRAELVWVPGALRMVMSALRHVPRAVFRRLPV, from the coding sequence ATGAAGGACGCATTCGGCATGCCGCAGTCGCTGCTCGTGCTCGGCGGCACCTCCGAGATCGGCCTCGCCACCGCCCGCCGTCTGGTGGCCCGCCGCACCCGCACGGTGTGGCTCGCGGGCCGGCCATCGGCCGCCCTGGACGCGGCGGCGGCCGAACTGAGGGCGCTGGGCCCCGACGTCCACACCGTCGCCTTCGACGCGCTCGACCCCGCCGCGCACGAGGTCGCGCTCGGCAAGGTGTTCGCGGAGGGCGACATCGACCTGGTGCTGCTCGCGTTCGGGGTGCTCGGCGACCAGGTCCACGACGAGAAGGAGCCGCTCGCGGCGGTACGGGTCGCGGGCACCAACTACACCGGCGCGGTCTCGGCGGGCCTGATCTGCGCGAAGGCCCTCCAGACCCAGGGCCACGGCTCGCTCGTCGTGCTGTCCTCGGTGGCCGGCGAACGCGCCCGCCGGGGCAACTTCATCTACGGGTCCAGCAAGGCCGGCCTCGACGCCTTCGCGCAGGGCCTCGGGGACGCGCTGCACGGCACTGGGGTGCACGTCATGGTCGTACGCCCCGGCTTCGTCCGGACGAGGATGACGGCCGGACTCCCCGAGGCACCGCTCGCCACCACCCCCGAGGCGGTGGCCCTCGCCATCGAGGCGGGGCTGCGGCGGCGGGCGGAGCTGGTGTGGGTGCCGGGGGCGCTGCGGATGGTGATGTCGGCGCTGCGGCACGTGCCGCGCGCCGTCTTCCGGCGACTCCCGGTGTAG
- the glyA gene encoding serine hydroxymethyltransferase — protein MSLPLSHPALLAADPELAALVAAEERLQSDTLRLIPSENYVSTAVLEASGTVLQNKYSEGYPGRRYYEGQQNIDKVEALAVDRAKALFGVEHANVQPYSGSPANLAVYLAFAEPGDTVMGMALPMGGHLTHGWGVSATGKWFRGVQYGVRADTGRVDLDEVRDLALKERPKLIFCGGTALPRTIDFAAFAEIAREVDAVLVADVAHIAGLIAGGAHPSPAPYADVISTTTHKTLRGPRGAMLMSRASHAKAIDKAVFPGLQGGPHNQTTAAIAVALHEAAQPAFCAYAHQVVANAKALAEALLARGFDLVSGGTDNHLILMDLTSRGVSGKVAAKGLDRAGVVVNYNTVPYDPRKPFDPSGIRIGTPALTSRGLGVEHVAMVAEWIDRGVAAAGAGDEGALSAIRQEVMALLTTHPAPGLPQS, from the coding sequence ATGAGCCTTCCCCTTTCCCACCCCGCCCTGCTGGCCGCCGACCCCGAGCTGGCCGCGCTCGTCGCCGCCGAAGAGCGGCTCCAGTCGGACACCCTGCGCCTGATCCCCAGCGAGAACTACGTCTCGACGGCCGTACTGGAGGCCTCGGGGACGGTGCTCCAGAACAAGTACAGCGAGGGCTACCCGGGCCGGCGCTACTACGAGGGCCAGCAGAACATCGACAAGGTCGAGGCGCTCGCCGTCGACCGCGCCAAGGCCCTGTTCGGCGTCGAGCACGCCAACGTCCAGCCCTACTCGGGCTCGCCCGCCAACCTCGCCGTCTACCTCGCCTTCGCCGAGCCCGGCGACACCGTGATGGGCATGGCGCTGCCGATGGGCGGGCACCTCACGCACGGCTGGGGCGTCTCGGCCACCGGCAAGTGGTTCCGGGGCGTGCAGTACGGCGTACGCGCCGACACGGGCCGGGTCGACCTCGACGAGGTGCGCGACCTCGCCCTCAAGGAGCGCCCCAAGCTGATCTTCTGCGGCGGCACGGCGCTGCCCCGCACGATCGACTTCGCGGCGTTCGCGGAGATCGCGCGGGAGGTGGACGCGGTGCTCGTCGCGGACGTCGCGCACATCGCGGGGCTCATCGCGGGCGGTGCGCACCCGTCCCCCGCCCCGTACGCGGACGTCATCTCCACCACCACGCACAAGACCCTGCGGGGTCCGCGCGGGGCCATGCTGATGTCCCGCGCGTCGCATGCGAAGGCCATCGACAAGGCGGTCTTCCCCGGGCTCCAGGGCGGCCCGCACAACCAGACCACCGCGGCGATCGCGGTCGCGCTGCACGAGGCGGCGCAGCCGGCGTTCTGCGCGTACGCGCACCAGGTGGTGGCCAACGCGAAGGCGCTGGCGGAGGCGCTGCTCGCGCGGGGCTTCGATCTGGTGTCCGGCGGCACGGACAACCACCTGATCCTGATGGACCTCACCTCGCGGGGCGTCTCCGGCAAGGTCGCGGCGAAGGGGCTCGACCGGGCGGGGGTCGTCGTCAACTACAACACCGTGCCGTACGACCCCCGCAAGCCTTTCGATCCCTCCGGGATTCGGATCGGTACGCCGGCGCTGACGTCTCGGGGGCTGGGGGTCGAGCACGTGGCGATGGTCGCGGAGTGGATCGATCGGGGAGTTGCGGCTGCGGGGGCCGGGGACGAGGGTGCCCTCTCCGCGATCCGCCAGGAGGTCATGGCCCTCCTCACCACCCACCCCGCCCCGGGCCTCCCCCAGAGCTGA
- the rocD gene encoding ornithine--oxo-acid transaminase, translated as MTIGEPVSTHAATEDAIRSAEAHSAHNYHPLPVVVASAEGAWMTDVEGRRYLDMLAGYSALNFGHGNRRLIDAAKAQLERVTLTSRAFHHDRFAEFCTRLAELCGKDMVLPMNTGAEAVETAVKTARKWGYRVKGVPDGTAKIVVARDNFHGRTTTIVSFSTDPEARADYGPYTPGFEIVPYGDLEAMRAAVTDNTVAVLLEPIQGEAGVLVPPPGYLAGVRELTRERNVLFMADEIQSGLGRTGKTFACEHEGVVPDVYILGKALGGGVVPVSAVAASSEVLGVFRPGEHGSTFGGNPLACAVALEVIAMLRTGEYQQRATELGDHLHRELGLLTGTGAVEAVRGRGLWAGVDIDPSHGTGRQISERLMERGVLVKDTHGSTIRIAPPLVISKEDLDWGLDQLRAVLAQGA; from the coding sequence ATGACGATCGGAGAACCCGTGTCGACACACGCAGCGACCGAAGACGCCATCCGTTCCGCCGAGGCCCACAGTGCGCACAACTACCATCCTCTGCCCGTCGTGGTCGCCTCCGCCGAGGGTGCCTGGATGACGGACGTCGAGGGCCGACGCTATCTCGACATGCTGGCCGGCTACTCGGCGTTGAACTTCGGCCACGGCAACCGCCGTCTCATCGACGCCGCCAAGGCCCAGTTGGAGCGGGTGACGCTGACGTCGCGGGCGTTCCACCACGACCGCTTCGCCGAATTCTGTACGCGGCTCGCCGAGTTGTGCGGCAAGGACATGGTGTTGCCCATGAACACCGGGGCGGAGGCGGTGGAGACCGCCGTGAAGACCGCCCGCAAGTGGGGGTACCGCGTCAAGGGCGTCCCGGACGGCACGGCGAAGATCGTCGTCGCCCGGGACAACTTCCACGGCCGTACGACCACGATCGTCAGCTTCTCCACCGACCCGGAGGCCCGCGCGGACTACGGCCCGTACACCCCGGGCTTCGAGATCGTGCCGTACGGCGACCTCGAAGCGATGCGCGCCGCGGTCACCGACAACACGGTGGCGGTGCTGCTCGAACCCATCCAGGGCGAGGCGGGTGTCCTGGTCCCACCGCCCGGATACCTCGCGGGCGTACGGGAGTTGACGCGCGAGCGGAACGTGCTGTTCATGGCGGACGAGATCCAGTCGGGGCTCGGCCGGACCGGGAAGACCTTCGCGTGCGAGCACGAGGGCGTGGTGCCGGACGTCTACATCCTGGGCAAGGCGCTGGGCGGCGGCGTGGTCCCGGTGTCGGCGGTCGCCGCCTCCTCCGAGGTGCTCGGCGTGTTCCGGCCGGGCGAGCACGGCTCGACGTTCGGCGGGAATCCGCTGGCCTGCGCGGTCGCCCTCGAAGTGATCGCGATGCTGCGCACCGGCGAGTACCAGCAGCGCGCCACCGAGCTCGGCGACCATCTGCACCGCGAGCTCGGCCTGCTGACCGGTACGGGCGCGGTCGAGGCGGTCCGCGGGCGCGGCCTGTGGGCGGGCGTCGACATCGACCCGTCGCACGGCACGGGCCGGCAGATCTCCGAACGGCTGATGGAGCGCGGGGTCCTGGTCAAGGACACCCACGGCTCGACGATCCGGATCGCCCCGCCCCTGGTGATCAGCAAGGAGGACCTGGACTGGGGCCTCGACCAGCTCCGCGCGGTCCTCGCCCAGGGCGCGTAA
- a CDS encoding GtrA family protein, whose protein sequence is MSVAKAELIGFALAGSCAYAADLVLFVGLRSGLHWDPIAAKSLSFVAGCTVAYLGNAFGTYRGRRAGRREYAVFFAVNIAGALVQLLCIALSHYGLGFTSPRADTLSGAVFGMALATCLRFWGTRTLVFGPAPRGPHQDRHSQAGEGSRTSWTG, encoded by the coding sequence GTGAGCGTCGCCAAAGCCGAGCTCATCGGGTTCGCGCTGGCCGGGAGCTGCGCGTACGCCGCCGATCTGGTCCTGTTCGTGGGGCTGCGCTCGGGCCTTCACTGGGATCCGATCGCCGCCAAGTCCCTCTCCTTCGTGGCCGGTTGTACGGTCGCCTACCTCGGCAACGCCTTCGGCACCTACCGCGGACGCCGGGCCGGGCGGCGCGAGTACGCCGTCTTCTTCGCCGTCAACATCGCGGGCGCGCTCGTCCAGTTGCTGTGCATCGCCCTCTCGCACTACGGCCTCGGCTTCACCTCGCCGCGCGCCGACACCCTGTCCGGAGCCGTCTTCGGCATGGCGCTCGCCACCTGCCTGCGATTCTGGGGCACGAGAACACTGGTCTTCGGCCCCGCGCCGCGAGGCCCGCACCAGGACCGACACAGCCAAGCTGGAGAGGGTAGTCGTACGTCATGGACTGGCTGA